From a region of the Armatimonas rosea genome:
- a CDS encoding competence type IV pilus major pilin ComGC has translation MKSLRRAFTLVEIMIVVLIIGILVAIAVPNFVRARESARARACVKNLRTIDSAKEQYAMDYKLAQGGTLPALSVLCGAGTTTYIKGGTPTCASSGTYTVGNLGTDPTCSIGTAAAVAHVLP, from the coding sequence ATGAAATCTCTTCGCCGTGCGTTTACGCTTGTAGAAATTATGATCGTCGTCCTGATCATCGGTATCCTGGTCGCGATCGCGGTTCCTAACTTTGTCCGTGCTCGTGAGTCCGCTCGCGCTCGTGCTTGTGTTAAGAACCTACGTACGATCGACTCCGCCAAGGAGCAGTACGCCATGGACTACAAGCTGGCACAGGGCGGAACCTTGCCCGCTCTGTCCGTGCTCTGTGGCGCGGGTACCACCACCTACATCAAGGGCGGTACTCCCACCTGTGCATCGAGCGGAACCTACACCGTCGGCAACCTGGGCACTGACCCCACCTGCTCCATCGGCACAGCTGCCGCCGTTGCGCACGTCCTGCCGTAG
- the nusA gene encoding transcription termination factor NusA encodes MNAEFIEALRQIEREKDIPFDTLWQALEAAMSTAYKKTLGVDQDVTLRIEHTSGKQPIYFRRRAVVENVTSPHTEISLTEARANHNAKAQLGDLIEERLSDRDMERMSRIAAQTAKQVVVQRIREAERDKVFDEFDQRKGELMTGTVYRREGRNVIINLGKIEAILPEKEQVESENYRHNERFRFLVLDVRRGAKGPQVIVSRSHPSLIRRLFEMEVPEIADGTVSIKSVAREAGQRSKIAVASKEERVDPVGSCVGHRGQRVQAVVDELRGEKMDIVRWGPDMRQFITESLSPAKVGSVKIDDEQKSAFVVVPDNQLSLAIGKAGQNVRLAARLTGWRIDIRSETQVARERQAGVAAPATSAEPVVVADEESDEGADLPPLTLADFDDDEE; translated from the coding sequence ATGAACGCGGAATTTATAGAGGCACTGCGCCAGATCGAGCGCGAGAAGGATATCCCCTTCGACACGCTCTGGCAGGCACTTGAGGCGGCGATGTCCACTGCCTACAAGAAAACCCTGGGGGTAGATCAAGATGTCACCCTGCGGATCGAGCACACGTCGGGTAAGCAGCCGATCTACTTCCGCCGCCGTGCTGTCGTGGAGAATGTCACCAGCCCCCACACCGAGATCAGCCTGACCGAGGCACGTGCCAACCACAACGCCAAGGCCCAGCTCGGGGATTTGATCGAGGAGCGCCTCAGCGACCGCGACATGGAGCGCATGAGCCGAATCGCCGCCCAGACCGCCAAGCAGGTGGTGGTGCAGCGTATCCGTGAGGCCGAGCGCGACAAGGTCTTCGATGAGTTCGACCAGCGCAAGGGCGAGCTGATGACCGGCACGGTCTACCGCCGCGAGGGCCGCAATGTCATCATCAACCTGGGCAAGATCGAGGCGATTCTCCCCGAAAAAGAGCAGGTTGAGAGCGAGAACTACCGCCACAACGAGCGCTTCCGCTTCCTGGTGCTCGATGTCCGCCGCGGTGCCAAGGGCCCCCAGGTGATCGTCAGCCGCTCCCACCCGAGCCTGATCCGCCGTCTCTTTGAGATGGAGGTCCCCGAGATCGCCGATGGGACCGTCTCGATCAAGTCCGTGGCGCGCGAGGCCGGCCAGCGCAGCAAGATCGCCGTTGCCTCCAAAGAGGAGCGGGTCGATCCCGTGGGCTCGTGCGTGGGCCACCGGGGACAGCGTGTCCAGGCCGTGGTCGATGAGCTCCGTGGCGAGAAGATGGATATTGTCCGCTGGGGACCCGACATGCGCCAGTTCATCACCGAGTCGCTCTCGCCCGCCAAGGTGGGATCGGTGAAGATCGACGATGAGCAAAAGTCGGCGTTTGTGGTAGTCCCGGACAACCAGCTCTCGCTCGCTATTGGCAAGGCTGGGCAGAACGTGCGCCTCGCGGCGCGCCTGACCGGCTGGCGGATCGATATCCGCTCCGAGACCCAGGTCGCCCGGGAGCGCCAGGCCGGTGTGGCCGCGCCCGCAACGTCTGCTGAGCCTGTGGTCGTGGCCGACGAAGAGAGCGACGAGGGGGCGGACTTGCCGCCGCTGACCCTGGCCGATTTCGACGACGACGAGGAGTAG
- a CDS encoding alpha/beta hydrolase produces MNTLLLTLPLVASVSMVQQPPLTHAQLRDGAATPEAVRRWFGAANLAKGGVKTDDCTVAFAIELAEGEKDPKVVSETSGFTLPLKRVGASNVWAAVATLPEGTGFLWHIEVGSEKRGGGQLEVYTTPADAKYHDGVPKGTVTDMGVFKSQVFAGTSRPWWIYVPAQYDPSKPAAVMVFQDGSGPKNYIPPVFDNLIAKGEMPVTIGIFIQPGVFDGGRSNRSVEYDTLSPKYSEMLLTEILPEVAKKYNLSTNPADRAIAGSSSGGICAFTVAWERPDQFSKVLSWVGSFVNLQGGANRISGGHNYPVLVRQSKDKPKPIRVFLQDGANDLDNPFGNWPLANQGMAKALAYAGYDFKFVFGQGFHSGKHGQALLPDSLRWLWRK; encoded by the coding sequence ATGAACACTCTACTTCTTACGCTTCCTCTGGTGGCCTCGGTTTCGATGGTGCAACAGCCGCCGCTCACCCACGCACAGCTCCGCGACGGCGCGGCGACCCCCGAGGCGGTGCGCCGCTGGTTTGGGGCGGCGAATCTCGCCAAGGGCGGTGTCAAGACCGACGACTGCACGGTCGCGTTTGCGATCGAGCTGGCCGAGGGCGAGAAAGACCCCAAGGTGGTGAGCGAGACCAGTGGCTTCACGCTCCCGCTCAAGCGTGTCGGGGCGAGCAATGTCTGGGCTGCTGTGGCGACCCTCCCCGAGGGCACGGGCTTCTTGTGGCACATCGAGGTGGGGAGCGAGAAGCGCGGCGGTGGGCAGCTGGAGGTCTACACCACCCCCGCCGATGCCAAGTACCACGATGGTGTCCCCAAGGGCACGGTCACGGACATGGGAGTCTTCAAGAGCCAGGTCTTTGCCGGGACCAGCCGCCCGTGGTGGATCTATGTCCCCGCCCAGTACGATCCCAGCAAGCCCGCCGCGGTGATGGTCTTCCAGGACGGTAGCGGGCCGAAGAACTACATCCCGCCGGTCTTTGACAACCTGATCGCCAAGGGGGAGATGCCGGTTACGATTGGAATCTTCATCCAGCCCGGAGTCTTCGACGGGGGCCGCTCCAACCGCTCGGTGGAGTACGATACCCTCTCGCCCAAGTACTCCGAGATGCTCCTCACCGAGATCCTGCCGGAGGTGGCCAAGAAGTACAACCTCTCCACCAACCCCGCCGACCGGGCGATTGCGGGCAGCTCCAGCGGGGGAATCTGCGCGTTTACCGTGGCTTGGGAGCGCCCCGACCAGTTCTCCAAGGTGCTCTCGTGGGTGGGGAGCTTTGTGAACCTGCAAGGCGGTGCCAATCGGATCAGCGGCGGCCACAACTACCCGGTCCTGGTGCGCCAGAGCAAGGACAAGCCCAAGCCGATCCGGGTCTTTCTGCAAGACGGCGCCAACGACCTGGACAACCCCTTTGGCAACTGGCCGCTCGCCAACCAGGGCATGGCAAAGGCCCTCGCCTACGCCGGCTACGACTTTAAATTTGTCTTTGGGCAAGGCTTCCACTCCGGCAAGCACGGCCAAGCCCTCCTCCCCGACTCCCTGCGCTGGCTCTGGCGAAAATAA
- the infB gene encoding translation initiation factor IF-2, whose protein sequence is MKVFELAKELGISNQEIVSRLDKAGVGKFAPSQELDDTLAAKARAVLSTPVQPEAAAGGATIAIPVNVTVKELGEKLGVGPSEVQKVLMGLGVLAGLNQRLAPDAVQRIAKKLGKVVVVGEATPAPEAAPTAPKTAPAEKPFAVAAGAGTAAPKGAPRTAVGKGKPTDSVPRPPVVTIMGHVDHGKTSLLDYLRKAHVVDGEAGGITQHIGAYQVEIDGKRITFLDTPGHAAFSAMRKRGTSVTDIVIIVVAANDSVMPQTEEAIQVALKAKVPIIVAVNKCDLPEANPDKVLTDLTRYELVPEAYGGTVPTVNISAKTGDGIDDLLEAILLVSEIEVDPKADPHAKMQGTIIEAKVDKGRGTVATVLVQQGTLRQGDNVVAGGVFGKVRGMTDERGTKLVKAGPSSPVEIIGLNGVPDAGDRIEVAKDEKEARALAERREQRKREDRLTGGGKLTLEQLYAQLHSGPIKELNLVIKADVQGSVQAIRDSVEPLGNDEVRVRVLSTGVGPISDSDVLIASADHQADEKNCLIVGFNVGTAGNVTKNAEKEHVQIKIFSIIYELIDAVKEGMLALLPPIFEEAALGKVEIRQLFRLPGGRSIAGSYVLDGVVKRNSSVRVHRGKELLHDGPIDTLKRFKDDQREVAAGYECGITIRGFNDLQVGDILECYEMRQIQREL, encoded by the coding sequence GTGAAAGTTTTCGAACTGGCCAAAGAGTTAGGAATCTCCAATCAAGAGATCGTCAGTCGTCTGGACAAGGCGGGTGTGGGTAAGTTTGCCCCCTCGCAAGAGCTCGACGACACCCTGGCAGCGAAGGCGCGTGCGGTGCTCAGCACCCCCGTCCAGCCCGAAGCCGCTGCGGGGGGAGCCACCATTGCCATCCCGGTCAATGTGACGGTTAAAGAGCTGGGAGAGAAGCTCGGGGTAGGCCCGAGTGAGGTGCAGAAGGTTCTGATGGGCCTCGGCGTGCTCGCCGGGCTGAACCAGCGCCTCGCCCCCGATGCGGTTCAGCGAATCGCCAAGAAGCTGGGCAAGGTCGTGGTGGTTGGTGAGGCGACTCCCGCCCCCGAGGCCGCTCCCACCGCTCCCAAGACCGCGCCCGCGGAGAAGCCCTTTGCTGTAGCGGCAGGGGCGGGAACCGCCGCCCCCAAGGGAGCCCCGCGCACTGCTGTCGGTAAGGGCAAGCCCACCGACTCCGTTCCACGTCCCCCCGTTGTCACCATCATGGGACACGTCGACCACGGCAAAACCAGCCTCCTGGACTACCTGCGCAAGGCCCACGTGGTCGATGGCGAGGCCGGTGGTATCACCCAGCACATTGGGGCCTACCAGGTCGAGATCGATGGCAAGCGCATCACGTTCTTAGACACCCCGGGCCACGCCGCGTTCTCCGCGATGCGCAAGCGCGGGACATCGGTGACCGATATCGTCATTATCGTGGTCGCCGCCAACGACTCGGTGATGCCCCAGACCGAAGAGGCCATCCAGGTGGCGCTCAAGGCCAAGGTGCCGATCATTGTCGCGGTGAACAAGTGCGACCTGCCCGAGGCGAACCCCGACAAGGTCCTCACCGACCTGACCCGCTACGAGCTGGTCCCCGAGGCCTACGGAGGCACGGTTCCCACGGTCAATATCTCCGCCAAGACCGGTGACGGCATCGACGACCTCCTCGAGGCGATCTTGCTGGTCTCCGAGATCGAGGTGGACCCCAAGGCCGACCCGCACGCCAAGATGCAGGGAACCATTATCGAGGCCAAGGTAGACAAGGGCCGCGGGACGGTCGCGACCGTGCTGGTCCAGCAGGGAACCCTGCGCCAGGGCGACAATGTCGTGGCGGGCGGGGTCTTTGGCAAGGTGCGCGGCATGACCGATGAGCGCGGCACCAAGCTGGTCAAGGCCGGGCCTTCGTCGCCGGTGGAGATCATCGGCCTCAACGGTGTCCCCGATGCGGGCGACCGGATCGAGGTGGCCAAGGACGAGAAAGAGGCGCGGGCACTGGCCGAGCGCCGTGAGCAGCGCAAGCGCGAGGATCGCCTCACAGGCGGTGGCAAGCTCACCCTGGAGCAGCTCTATGCCCAGCTCCACTCCGGCCCCATCAAGGAGCTCAACCTGGTGATCAAGGCCGACGTGCAGGGCAGTGTCCAGGCAATCCGGGATAGTGTCGAGCCGCTGGGCAACGACGAAGTCCGGGTGCGGGTGCTCTCCACGGGCGTCGGGCCGATCTCGGACAGCGATGTACTGATCGCCTCCGCGGACCACCAGGCCGACGAGAAGAACTGTCTGATCGTGGGCTTCAATGTCGGGACGGCAGGCAATGTCACCAAGAACGCTGAGAAAGAGCACGTCCAGATCAAGATCTTCTCGATCATCTACGAGCTTATCGATGCGGTCAAAGAGGGCATGCTGGCGCTGCTTCCCCCGATCTTCGAGGAGGCCGCACTGGGCAAGGTCGAGATTCGGCAGCTCTTCCGGCTCCCGGGTGGGCGCTCGATCGCGGGCTCGTATGTCCTGGATGGGGTGGTCAAGCGCAACTCCAGTGTCCGTGTTCACCGCGGCAAGGAGCTGCTCCACGACGGTCCAATCGATACGCTCAAGCGCTTCAAGGACGACCAGCGGGAGGTGGCGGCGGGCTACGAGTGTGGTATCACCATCCGTGGCTTCAACGACCTGCAGGTCGGCGATATCCTCGAGTGCTACGAGATGCGCCAGATCCAGCGCGAGCTCTAG
- a CDS encoding NAD(P)-dependent oxidoreductase yields MTSAAFLAPPETIRRLFDAPRVERLAQLVALRPEIIAPTQLDSALPELGELEVIVSTWGMPRLTDAQLDALPRLAAVFYAAGSVQGFARPLLERGITVVSAWQANAVPVAEFTLAQVLLGTKGYFRNSLELHATRSAASAFRGPGSYGEEVALLGAGAIGRRVIALLKPFSVKVLVFDPFLSKEEAVALGVEKVGLDEAFARGFVVSNHLANNAQTVGMLTGAHFAQLRPGAVFINTGRGLTVKEDELAEVFRARPDLTALLDVVYPEPCPPTSPLWELPNVRLSSHIAGSIHDETRRMADWCLDELERWQAGVPLRFAVSLEMLETMA; encoded by the coding sequence GTGACCTCAGCCGCCTTTCTCGCCCCCCCCGAAACGATCCGCCGCCTCTTCGATGCCCCGCGTGTCGAGAGGCTGGCGCAGCTTGTGGCCCTCCGCCCCGAGATTATCGCCCCCACGCAGCTCGACTCGGCTCTCCCTGAGCTGGGCGAGCTGGAGGTGATTGTCTCCACCTGGGGCATGCCTCGCCTCACCGACGCCCAGCTCGATGCACTCCCGCGGCTCGCGGCGGTGTTCTATGCCGCGGGCTCGGTGCAGGGCTTTGCACGGCCCCTCCTAGAGCGGGGGATCACGGTGGTGAGCGCCTGGCAGGCAAACGCGGTGCCCGTGGCGGAGTTCACCCTGGCGCAGGTCTTACTGGGCACCAAGGGGTACTTTCGCAATAGCCTGGAGCTCCATGCCACCAGAAGCGCCGCCAGCGCCTTTCGTGGGCCGGGGAGCTACGGCGAGGAGGTGGCACTCCTCGGGGCGGGGGCGATTGGGCGGCGCGTGATCGCGCTCCTGAAGCCGTTTTCGGTGAAGGTCTTGGTTTTTGATCCGTTTTTAAGCAAGGAAGAGGCAGTGGCATTGGGTGTGGAAAAAGTGGGGCTCGACGAGGCATTTGCACGGGGTTTTGTGGTCTCGAACCACCTGGCAAACAACGCGCAGACCGTCGGGATGCTGACCGGAGCGCACTTTGCGCAGCTCCGCCCCGGAGCGGTCTTTATCAACACAGGGCGCGGGCTGACGGTGAAAGAGGACGAGCTCGCGGAGGTCTTTCGCGCTCGGCCGGACCTCACGGCGCTCCTGGACGTGGTCTACCCTGAGCCCTGTCCGCCGACATCGCCGCTCTGGGAGCTGCCCAATGTGCGGCTTAGTAGCCATATCGCGGGCTCCATCCACGACGAGACCCGGCGGATGGCGGACTGGTGCCTCGACGAGCTAGAGCGCTGGCAGGCGGGCGTGCCCCTGCGCTTTGCCGTGAGCCTGGAGATGCTGGAGACAATGGCGTGA
- a CDS encoding gamma-glutamyltransferase family protein — protein sequence MATRGLVVAKNGVAATSQPLATAAALAILGRGGTFADAAIAASAVLCVIEPWNSHLGGDAFLIVHDAQTRKTLAYNASGAAPKSASLASYRAPLPIHGARAATVPGLVDAWFALHQRHGSLPFSDLLSAAIGYARDGYPAGPRAVKKFAEFAHLSGLEALGTKTPTLGELVRQPDLAWSLEELAQHGREAFYSGAIAQKIVAASKGHFTLDDLAAHKTRILAPLSVGYRGLTVHCQPPPSQGMILAQELALAEGFALGELDEDERTHLLVECKKRAFADRFAHLADPEWHEIPLERLLSEPYLAKRRAEIGESATVMPSPTRGGQGADEGQDTTYFLVADKNGNAVSFIQSIFHNFGSAWIPEGTGILFNNRLTGFSLDPKSPNVLAPGKRPAHTLNAWLATNPDGTLALVGGTPGANIQVQTNLQLLVNTLDLDLDPQEAVERPRWQHSSDGGNTGQSEEGLGILELEDRAAPALFGELVERGHDVRPIGGWAHGSAAQLLKVLPSGAYAVGSDPRCDGQAGGL from the coding sequence TTGGCAACACGAGGTTTGGTGGTAGCGAAAAACGGGGTGGCGGCGACCAGCCAGCCCCTGGCGACGGCGGCGGCTCTGGCGATCTTGGGGCGGGGCGGGACCTTTGCGGATGCGGCGATCGCGGCATCGGCGGTGCTGTGCGTGATCGAGCCCTGGAACTCCCACCTGGGCGGCGATGCCTTTCTGATTGTCCACGATGCCCAAACGCGCAAGACCCTGGCCTACAATGCCTCGGGGGCGGCACCCAAATCCGCGAGCCTCGCCAGCTACCGCGCTCCCCTCCCGATCCACGGAGCCCGCGCCGCGACTGTCCCCGGCCTGGTCGATGCCTGGTTTGCGCTCCACCAGCGCCACGGCTCCCTCCCCTTCTCCGACCTGCTCAGCGCGGCGATTGGCTACGCCCGCGACGGCTACCCGGCCGGCCCCCGCGCCGTGAAGAAGTTCGCCGAGTTTGCGCATCTCTCGGGTTTAGAGGCACTCGGCACGAAGACCCCGACGCTGGGCGAGCTCGTGCGACAGCCGGACTTGGCATGGAGCTTGGAAGAGCTCGCCCAACACGGCCGCGAGGCGTTTTACTCGGGAGCGATTGCCCAGAAGATTGTCGCGGCGTCGAAGGGGCACTTCACGCTCGACGATCTCGCTGCCCATAAAACGCGGATTCTGGCACCGCTCTCCGTGGGCTACCGCGGCCTCACGGTTCACTGCCAGCCGCCGCCGTCGCAGGGGATGATCCTGGCGCAAGAGCTGGCCCTGGCGGAGGGATTTGCGCTCGGAGAGCTGGATGAGGACGAGCGGACGCATCTTCTAGTCGAGTGTAAAAAACGCGCCTTCGCGGACCGCTTCGCCCACCTCGCCGACCCGGAGTGGCATGAGATTCCGCTGGAGAGGCTCCTGAGCGAGCCGTATCTGGCCAAGCGCCGCGCCGAGATCGGGGAGAGTGCCACCGTCATGCCCTCCCCCACACGTGGGGGCCAGGGGGCAGACGAAGGCCAGGACACGACCTATTTTCTGGTGGCGGACAAAAACGGCAATGCGGTGAGCTTTATCCAGAGCATCTTCCATAACTTTGGGAGCGCCTGGATTCCCGAGGGCACAGGGATTCTCTTCAACAACCGCCTCACCGGCTTCTCGCTCGACCCTAAATCGCCCAATGTCCTGGCGCCCGGCAAGCGCCCCGCGCACACGCTCAACGCCTGGCTCGCCACCAACCCCGACGGCACGCTCGCGCTAGTCGGCGGGACCCCGGGCGCCAATATCCAGGTGCAGACCAACCTGCAGCTACTGGTGAACACGCTCGATCTGGATCTCGATCCGCAAGAAGCGGTCGAGCGCCCCCGCTGGCAGCACTCGTCGGACGGCGGAAACACGGGCCAGAGCGAGGAGGGGCTGGGCATCCTGGAGCTCGAGGACCGCGCCGCCCCCGCCCTCTTTGGCGAGCTGGTCGAGCGCGGCCACGATGTCCGCCCCATCGGCGGCTGGGCCCACGGCTCGGCGGCGCAGCTCCTCAAGGTGCTCCCCAGCGGTGCCTACGCGGTCGGCTCCGATCCCCGCTGCGATGGCCAAGCGGGCGGGCTCTAA
- a CDS encoding prepilin-type N-terminal cleavage/methylation domain-containing protein — MRRRTAFTLIELLVVIAIIAILAAILFPVFAQAREKARQTSCLSNQKQLTLGLLMYAQDYDEQLALIRRERSWVYMAQPYLKSYAVLRCASDPSTNWAPNAAVFNPADPTTYTTAFRVTSYALNGFLSPEITTNAFTSLASIDKPASVIALAESATNFRENYFHAHVWPTRHWIAATNLPDDVITNQHAGGFTVGYLDGHAKWVRWEQVWWQDGARGIEKGSFDPRQ, encoded by the coding sequence ATGCGCCGTCGTACCGCTTTCACGCTTATCGAGCTTCTTGTGGTAATTGCCATTATTGCCATCCTAGCCGCGATCCTCTTTCCGGTCTTTGCACAGGCACGGGAAAAAGCGCGGCAGACCAGCTGCCTCTCCAACCAGAAACAGCTCACGCTGGGCTTGCTGATGTACGCGCAGGACTACGACGAGCAGTTGGCGCTGATCCGCCGCGAGCGGAGCTGGGTCTACATGGCGCAGCCCTACCTCAAGAGCTACGCCGTGCTACGCTGCGCGTCGGACCCTAGCACAAACTGGGCACCAAACGCCGCCGTTTTTAATCCGGCAGACCCCACGACCTACACGACGGCCTTTCGGGTGACCAGCTACGCCCTCAATGGCTTTCTCTCCCCAGAGATCACCACCAATGCCTTCACGAGCCTGGCCAGTATCGACAAGCCCGCCAGCGTGATCGCCCTCGCCGAGAGCGCGACCAACTTTCGGGAGAACTACTTCCATGCCCATGTCTGGCCCACGCGGCACTGGATCGCGGCCACCAACCTCCCCGACGATGTAATCACGAACCAGCACGCAGGGGGCTTTACGGTGGGCTACCTCGACGGCCACGCGAAGTGGGTGCGCTGGGAGCAGGTCTGGTGGCAGGATGGGGCGCGGGGGATCGAGAAAGGCAGCTTCGATCCCCGCCAGTAG
- the rnpM gene encoding RNase P modulator RnpM, with translation MLPPARRVPVRTCVACRTAGGKRGLLRIVRLPEGAGVAVDPTGKQSGRGAYVCPTSACIELALKRKALERSLKITLPEGFAETLRSTIPPESAI, from the coding sequence ATGCTCCCCCCCGCACGGCGCGTGCCGGTTCGTACCTGTGTCGCCTGCCGCACGGCGGGGGGGAAGCGTGGCCTCCTGAGGATCGTCCGCCTCCCCGAGGGCGCGGGAGTCGCGGTCGATCCCACCGGAAAACAGAGCGGGCGCGGGGCCTATGTCTGCCCCACCTCTGCCTGTATCGAGCTCGCTCTCAAGCGCAAGGCCCTGGAGCGCTCTCTTAAAATCACCCTCCCCGAAGGCTTTGCCGAGACCCTGCGCAGTACCATTCCTCCTGAAAGTGCGATATAG
- a CDS encoding glycosyl hydrolase family 95 catalytic domain-containing protein, translated as MRLWYDKPAQEWLEALPIGNGTIGAMVFGGVNSERLALNHGDLWGGGPHNDANPDALEALPEIRQLVFSGEYAAAQALVNARFMGQPLRQRPYQALGNLLLTVVPPAQGSEIESYERELDLDDAIVRVRYRQGGVDYTREVLASQPDGVIAFRLTASAPMHLRLSMSCPHLAHETRASGRTLLLAGMSDTVTFEARAQVQLEGNGVITAEDGQLIVRGRSVVILLSMATSYVNWHDTSDDPATWNAKALSRAMKKSWERLRLAHLAVYQKLYSRVSLELGPEPALPTSVRVQSFAQGNDPALAALHFQYGRYLLISCSYPGGPPATLQGLWNESLTPPWDSKYTVNINTEMNYWPAAPANLLECYDPLFRMIEEVAESGRRTARTQYGAGGWVCHHNTDGWRGTAPVDGAFWGMWPCGGAWLCKSFWDHYEFTRDKKTLAVHYPTMRGAAEFFLDALVTDPKTGWLVTCPSVSPENAHHPGVSVCAGPAMDSQIIGDLFESVARAAETLKRDPEFVVKVRTARAKLPPLQIGKAGQLQEWLDDWDLEAPEQDHRHVSHLYALFPSNQITRESALLMGAARKSLERRGDMATGWSLAWKLNLWARLGEGERAHALLAGLLTPERTAPNLFDLHPPFQIDGNFGAVSGICEMLLQSHAGELHLLPALPPQWPEGRVSGLRARGGYLVSLAWSGGVLTDVAIVSQNAGECRIRVGEQVSVLKTRKGGVITLVDLQPEE; from the coding sequence GTGAGACTCTGGTACGACAAGCCCGCACAAGAGTGGCTCGAAGCGCTTCCGATTGGCAATGGGACGATCGGGGCGATGGTCTTTGGCGGGGTCAATAGCGAGCGCTTGGCCCTCAACCACGGGGATCTCTGGGGCGGGGGGCCGCACAACGATGCCAACCCCGATGCGCTGGAGGCCCTCCCCGAGATTCGCCAGCTGGTCTTTTCCGGCGAGTACGCGGCGGCGCAGGCACTGGTCAATGCCCGCTTCATGGGCCAGCCGCTCCGTCAGCGCCCCTACCAGGCCTTGGGCAACCTGCTGCTGACTGTTGTGCCACCGGCCCAGGGCAGCGAGATCGAGAGCTACGAGCGGGAGCTGGACCTCGACGATGCCATCGTCCGGGTGCGCTACCGCCAGGGAGGCGTGGACTACACGCGGGAGGTGCTCGCCAGCCAGCCCGATGGTGTGATCGCCTTCCGCCTCACCGCCAGCGCCCCGATGCACCTGCGCCTCTCGATGAGCTGCCCGCACCTGGCCCACGAGACCCGCGCGTCGGGCAGGACCCTGCTACTGGCGGGGATGAGCGATACGGTCACGTTTGAGGCCCGGGCACAGGTGCAGCTCGAGGGCAATGGAGTCATCACCGCGGAAGACGGCCAGCTGATTGTCCGGGGGCGCTCCGTGGTGATCTTGCTCTCCATGGCGACCAGCTATGTCAACTGGCACGATACCTCCGACGATCCCGCGACCTGGAACGCCAAGGCTCTCTCTCGGGCGATGAAGAAGTCCTGGGAGCGGCTGCGGCTGGCGCACCTGGCGGTCTACCAGAAGCTCTACTCGCGCGTCTCCTTAGAGCTGGGACCGGAGCCGGCGCTCCCCACCAGTGTGCGTGTCCAGAGCTTCGCGCAGGGCAACGACCCGGCGCTGGCGGCGCTACACTTCCAGTACGGGCGCTACCTGCTCATCTCCTGCTCCTACCCCGGCGGCCCACCCGCGACCCTGCAAGGGCTCTGGAACGAGTCGCTGACACCGCCGTGGGACAGCAAGTACACGGTCAATATCAACACGGAGATGAACTACTGGCCCGCCGCGCCCGCCAACCTGCTGGAGTGCTACGACCCGCTCTTTCGGATGATCGAGGAGGTGGCGGAGTCCGGGCGACGGACGGCGCGCACCCAGTACGGGGCGGGGGGCTGGGTCTGTCACCACAACACCGATGGCTGGCGGGGGACCGCGCCCGTGGACGGGGCGTTCTGGGGGATGTGGCCCTGCGGGGGCGCGTGGCTGTGCAAGAGCTTCTGGGACCACTACGAGTTCACCCGCGATAAGAAGACCCTGGCTGTCCACTACCCGACCATGCGTGGCGCGGCAGAGTTCTTCCTGGATGCGCTGGTGACTGATCCCAAGACCGGTTGGCTGGTCACCTGCCCCAGTGTCTCCCCCGAGAACGCCCACCACCCCGGCGTGAGTGTCTGTGCGGGGCCGGCGATGGACAGCCAGATTATCGGGGACCTCTTTGAGAGCGTGGCCCGTGCTGCGGAGACTCTCAAGCGGGATCCGGAGTTTGTGGTGAAAGTGCGGACAGCACGCGCCAAGCTCCCTCCTCTCCAGATCGGGAAGGCGGGACAGCTGCAGGAGTGGCTCGACGACTGGGACCTGGAGGCACCGGAGCAGGACCACCGGCATGTCTCGCACCTCTACGCCCTCTTTCCGAGCAACCAGATCACCCGTGAGAGCGCCCTGCTCATGGGGGCGGCCCGCAAGTCGCTGGAGCGGCGCGGGGACATGGCGACCGGCTGGAGCCTGGCCTGGAAGCTCAACCTCTGGGCGCGGCTGGGCGAGGGCGAGCGGGCACACGCGCTCTTGGCAGGCCTGCTCACCCCCGAGCGCACCGCCCCCAATCTCTTCGACCTGCACCCGCCGTTCCAGATCGACGGCAACTTCGGGGCGGTGAGCGGGATCTGCGAGATGCTCCTCCAGAGCCACGCGGGCGAGCTGCACTTGCTTCCCGCACTACCGCCCCAGTGGCCCGAGGGCAGGGTCTCGGGGCTCCGTGCCCGCGGCGGCTACCTCGTGAGCCTGGCGTGGAGCGGCGGCGTCCTCACCGACGTTGCGATTGTCTCGCAGAACGCAGGCGAGTGCCGCATTCGCGTCGGCGAGCAGGTGAGCGTCCTCAAGACACGCAAGGGCGGGGTCATCACCCTCGTGGATCTCCAGCCCGAAGAATAG